The genomic stretch CCAGCCCTGCCATGCCACCGCTTCCTCTGCTGCTGCTTCTGTTGCTGATCGCACCGGCGGCTCACGGCCAGATGCTGATCGACGCGATGGGGGCGGCGGCGATCCAGGGAACACTGCAGGGAGCCTCCGCTCCGGGCTACACCAACCTGCTGCGCTCGGTGGAGGGGAGGATCCAGGGCCTTGGCGCCGGCAGCAGCGGCGACTCCTTCGCAGGCCCGTCGGCCGTCCGGAGCTCCACACCGATAGCGCCGGCTTCTGTGGCGAGAAGCGGTCCAGGCGAACCGGGCGCCGAAACCCACTTCGTGGTGAACAGCCGTGTGATCCGCCTCTGCCCGAGCGGGCTCCCCTGCATCGGCCAGGTGCGCCGGGCCATGGGGATGCCCTGAGTCAGGCCTTGGCCAGGGTCAGACCCTGGCCAGAGTCACGCGCTCCGGCTGATGCTGATACTTGCCGGCGCGATCCTGGTAGGTGGTGTCACAGGGATCTCCTTCGAAGAACAGCAACTGGGTGATGCCCTCATTCGCGTAGATCCGGCAGTCCGCACCGGATGAATTGCTGAATTCGAGGGTGAGATGCCCCTCCCAGCCGGCCTCCGCCGGCGTGGTGTTCACGATGATGCCCAGCCGGGCGTAGGTGCTCTTGCCCAGGCAGATCACGGTGATCGTCGGCGGAACCTTCAGCTTCTCCAGGGCCACGCCGAGGCCGTAGGAATGGGCCGGCAGGATGAAGTACTCCCCATCCTCGTCATGGTGGAGGGGGGCGGGCTCCAGGTTGCCGGGATTGAACCGCTTCGGGTTCATCACCGTGCCGGGCACATGGCGGAAGATCAGAAACTCCCGCGGCGAGAGGCGCAGGTCGTAGCCGTAGGAGGAACAGCCGAAGCTCAGCACCGGCCGGGTGGCGGTCTCCGGCTCCAGATGCCTCACCAGGGTGGGCTGAAAGGGCTGGATCATCCCTTCCGCGGCCAGGGCATTGATCCAGCGGTCGTTCTTCAGCATGGGGCACCTCCCCGCCGCAGCTGGGTGACCTGATCGGCCATGGCCAGCAGTTCCAGGGGGATGGACGGTCCTGTGAGGATCACATCCAGGTGGGCTGGCCGTTGCTCCAGGGTGCTGATCACCTCCTCAGCGGCGAGAAAACCCAGCTCGATCGCCAGTCCCAGTTCATCGAGCACCATCAGCTCCACGGCGGCCCCCAGCAACTGGTCGCGGCTGAAGGCCCACACCTCCCGCACGGCGGCATGCACGGGTTCCGGCTCCAGGTCTGCAGGCTGGGTGAGACAGGAGGGCACGGCCGGGCGCAACCACTGCAACCGGCCACAGAGCCTGAGGCTGTGCTCAGGCCCCTGGTCGACCCCCCCCTTGAGGAACTGACTGATCAGCACCCGGCTGCCCAGTCCCGCACTGCGCAGGGCCTGGCTGAACACCCCGTCGAAACTGCCGCGGAACGAGGCGGTGTGCACCTGAAGCAGACCTTCGGGCCTCGCGGGCAGCGGCCGGGAGCGGGGCGGCAGCGGCCGGGACGTCCCGGCGGCGCGCACGGGATGACGCGACTCGGCGGAGGCATTGCGCAGGCTGGCCGTCATCAACACCCCAAGGGAAGCCGAACCCGAATGTAGCGGTGTCCTGGCCGCCAGCAAGGCTGAGCCACCATCCCTAGCGCGAACACCCGTACTGCACCCATGGGCGAAGCCCGGCCGGACCTGTGTGGATGCAATTCATTAGTGTCGGTGACTACAGGGCTCGCCATGGGCGATCCTTACCGTCCATCTCACACCTGCTCCGCCGAAACATGGTTGGCGCGATGCGCGGATTCAGTCGCACGGGCGGCCCAGCGACACCAGCTCCCGTGGGCCTCGCCGCGGCCGCGAGCGGAGCGAGCACGCTCCTTGATGTGATGCGCGGCCTGAGCGGCTGCGTGATCGAAACCGTTGAGCGGGGTAAGACGATCTTCTTTCCCGGTGATCCGGCTGAGCGGGTCTATCTGCTGCGCCGGGGGGCCGTGCGTCTCTCGCGGGTGTACGAATCGGGTGAAGAAATCACCGTGGCCCTGCTGAGGGAAAACAGCCTGTTCGGGGTGCTTTCCCTGCTCACGGGTCAGCGTTCGGATCGCTTCTACCACGCGGTGGCCTTCACCCGGGTGGAACTGGTGGCGGCCCCGGCGGGTTCGGTGCGGCGGGCCATCGAGCAGGACTCCAGCGTGGGCCTGCTCCTCCTGCAAGGCCTCTCCTCGCGGATCCTGCAGACCGAGACGATGATCGAGACCCTCACACACCGGGACATGTCGTCAAGGCTGGTGAGTTTCCTGCTGGTGCTCTGCCGTGATTTCGGAGTGCCCGGGAGCGAAGGCATCACGATCGACCTTCGCCTCTCCCATCAGGCGATCGCCGAGGCCATCGGCTCGACACGGGTGACGATCACCCGTCTGCTGGGCGATCTGCGCCAGGCAGGACTGGTGCAGATCGATCGCAAGAAAATCACGGTCTTCGATCCGGTGGCCCTGGCCAAGCGCTTCAGCTGAACCGGTTGCGACCGCGGTTGATACTGGACCTTCCCGCACGGTGCTGTGTCCGGCTGGCTGCTGATTCTGGCCCTTCTGGCTCTCGGGGGGGTGTTGGCCACCCTGGGGGATCGGCTGGGCAGCCGGGTGGGGAAGGCCAGACTCAGTCTGTTCAACCTGCGGCCACGCAAGACGGCCGTGCTGATCACGGTCCTCACAGGCAGCCTCATCAGCGCCGTCTCCCTCGGACTGATGCTGGCGGTGAGCGAGCGCCTGCGCGTTGGACTGTTCGAACTCGATGCCCTGCAGGCCAGGCTGCTCGACAGCCGCACCACCCTGCGCCGCAGTGAGCAGAACCTGCGACGCAGCCGCCAGGAGCAGGCCAGGGTGGAAGCGGCGCTGCAGCGGGCGCGCCGCGATCGGGAGCAGACCAGGCGTCAGCTCACCGCCGCTGAGATCCAGACGCGCCAGTTGCGCGGCGAACTCAAGCCCCTGCTGGCTCAGCGCCAGGACCTGCTGGTCCAGCGCGACCGCCTCAACCGGGACATCCGCGCCAGGGACCAGGACATCCGCAAAACCGAAACGGAGCTGGCCCGGGTGCGCGGCCTGATCACGGCCGGCGAAACAGAACTCAAGGGACTGGAGGAGAAACTGATCGCGCTGCGCCGCGGCGATGTGGTGATCAGCAGCGGACAACCCCTGGCCAGCGCCAAGGTGAACCCCCGCAACGCAACCGAAGCCAACGCCGCGGTCGTGGCACTGCTGCGTCAGGCCAATCTGAATGCCTTCCAGCGGGTGCTGCCCTCAGAAACCCCCAACCGCCAGATCCTGCTGGTGCCCCGCCAGGACATCGCCACCCTCGAATCTCGCATCTCCAGGGGCGGGCCCTGGGTGGTGAGCATCCTCTCGGCCGCGAACGTGCTGCGGGGCGAGGACCAGGTGCTGGGCTTCCCCGACCTCAGGCCTAACCGCCAGGTGCTGCGCAAGGGAGATCTGATGGCCTCCACCGTGCTGGAGGGCGATGAACGCTCCAGCGAGCAGGTCCGCAACCGCCTCAACCTGCTGCTGGCGGCCTCCTTCGCCAAGGCCCAGCGCCAGGGCTCGATCGCCGACGGTGTTCAGTTCGACGTGGCGGCCTTCAACCGGCTGGGGCGGGAACTGAGCGAGCGCCCCCCCGGGCAGACCGTGACCCTCGAGGCCGTGGCCGTCCGTGACGCCGAGACCCCCGATCCGCTGGTGCTCGACCTGCGCCTGAGCGAAGCCCCAGGCGAGCCACGGCCGGAGCGGCAGGGGCCTGGGCGGGGGCAGCCATGACGCGCCCAGCAGCACCGGGTCTTCCCATCCAGGGTGCCCTGGCGGGGCTCGACCCTGGGCGCAGCAAGTGCGGCCTGGTGCGCACAGACCGGAGCCGGAAGCAGCTGCTCGAAGCCCTGGTGATCCCTCCTGAGCAGGCCTGGAGGCGCCTGGAAGGCTGGCTGCTGCAAGGGGATGTGGAGGCTGTGATCCTCGGCAATGGCACCGGCAGCGCCAGCTGGCGGCAACGGCTGGAGCCGCTGGCGCCCGTGCTGCTGGTGGAGGAGCACGGGTCAACCCTGGCCGCGAGGGCACGCTTCTTTGAACTCCACCCGGCCCGCGGCTGGCGTCGCCTGTTGCCCCAGGGCCTGCGGCAACCACCCCGCGACTGGGATGACGTGGTGGCCCAGCTGCTGCTGGAGCGCCTGCTGGGTCACCCCCTGGCAGCGGCGCCGGAGACACGCTGAAACAGCCCTAGAACTTGGCCCGCACGGTGAAGGCATAGTCGCCGCCCGGTTCGAGCTGATAATCAACCTGGAGCAGGAAGCGCAGCAGCGCATCCTGAATCAGGGCACGACCCAGGGATGGCTCCACCGTCAGCTCTCCCCGCCCGAACGCCCAGCGGAAGGTCCAGTGGAAGCCGCCGGCCGCCACCTCGCCCTCCAGCAGCTGATGACTGAAGCTCTGATGCAGCACCCGCAGCTGGGCGGTGGTGGCGGGCAGGCGGCTCAAGGGATCAGGGCACGGGGCGGCAGAACGAAGTCAGCGTCAGAGAGGGTTGGGCTTAAAGCTGTTCAGACGGGTGCCGGCCCTCTCGTAACCCCAGCGGCGGATGAATCCGACACCGTCAAGCACTTCGGTCAGCACCTGCTGCAGCAACGGCAGCTCGTCAGCCTCGAAGCGGCCCAGCACATGGGAAATCGTACGGGCTCTGCGCAGAGCCGGGTCCAGCGCCGGCGCGCCGATGCCGATGCGCAAACGGGCGAAATCCTGGCTGCCCAGATGGTTGATGGTGCTGCGCAAGCCGTTGTGGCCGCCGGCACTGCCGGAACGGCGCAGGCGCAGGCGCCCCAGGGGCAGGTCCATGTCGTCCACCAGCACCAGCATCTGATCGGGGCGGAGCCCGAACCAGTCGAGCGTGGCCCTGATCGAACGGCCACTCTCGTTCATGTACGTGCTGGGCTTGAGCAGTCGCAAGCGATCGGAGCCCTGGCCGAGATCAGCGATGGTT from Synechococcus sp. CBW1107 encodes the following:
- a CDS encoding cob(I)yrinic acid a,c-diamide adenosyltransferase produces the protein MTASLRNASAESRHPVRAAGTSRPLPPRSRPLPARPEGLLQVHTASFRGSFDGVFSQALRSAGLGSRVLISQFLKGGVDQGPEHSLRLCGRLQWLRPAVPSCLTQPADLEPEPVHAAVREVWAFSRDQLLGAAVELMVLDELGLAIELGFLAAEEVISTLEQRPAHLDVILTGPSIPLELLAMADQVTQLRRGGAPC
- the ntcA gene encoding global nitrogen regulator NtcA, with product MVGAMRGFSRTGGPATPAPVGLAAAASGASTLLDVMRGLSGCVIETVERGKTIFFPGDPAERVYLLRRGAVRLSRVYESGEEITVALLRENSLFGVLSLLTGQRSDRFYHAVAFTRVELVAAPAGSVRRAIEQDSSVGLLLLQGLSSRILQTETMIETLTHRDMSSRLVSFLLVLCRDFGVPGSEGITIDLRLSHQAIAEAIGSTRVTITRLLGDLRQAGLVQIDRKKITVFDPVALAKRFS
- the pth gene encoding aminoacyl-tRNA hydrolase, whose amino-acid sequence is MSSTAAPSADLQLLVGLGNPGEKYAQTRHNVGFMVLDQLARRDGASFRANGKLHGTIADLGQGSDRLRLLKPSTYMNESGRSIRATLDWFGLRPDQMLVLVDDMDLPLGRLRLRRSGSAGGHNGLRSTINHLGSQDFARLRIGIGAPALDPALRRARTISHVLGRFEADELPLLQQVLTEVLDGVGFIRRWGYERAGTRLNSFKPNPL
- the dcd gene encoding dCTP deaminase, producing MLKNDRWINALAAEGMIQPFQPTLVRHLEPETATRPVLSFGCSSYGYDLRLSPREFLIFRHVPGTVMNPKRFNPGNLEPAPLHHDEDGEYFILPAHSYGLGVALEKLKVPPTITVICLGKSTYARLGIIVNTTPAEAGWEGHLTLEFSNSSGADCRIYANEGITQLLFFEGDPCDTTYQDRAGKYQHQPERVTLARV
- a CDS encoding resolvase, with product MTRPAAPGLPIQGALAGLDPGRSKCGLVRTDRSRKQLLEALVIPPEQAWRRLEGWLLQGDVEAVILGNGTGSASWRQRLEPLAPVLLVEEHGSTLAARARFFELHPARGWRRLLPQGLRQPPRDWDDVVAQLLLERLLGHPLAAAPETR
- a CDS encoding DUF3084 domain-containing protein, which translates into the protein MSGWLLILALLALGGVLATLGDRLGSRVGKARLSLFNLRPRKTAVLITVLTGSLISAVSLGLMLAVSERLRVGLFELDALQARLLDSRTTLRRSEQNLRRSRQEQARVEAALQRARRDREQTRRQLTAAEIQTRQLRGELKPLLAQRQDLLVQRDRLNRDIRARDQDIRKTETELARVRGLITAGETELKGLEEKLIALRRGDVVISSGQPLASAKVNPRNATEANAAVVALLRQANLNAFQRVLPSETPNRQILLVPRQDIATLESRISRGGPWVVSILSAANVLRGEDQVLGFPDLRPNRQVLRKGDLMASTVLEGDERSSEQVRNRLNLLLAASFAKAQRQGSIADGVQFDVAAFNRLGRELSERPPGQTVTLEAVAVRDAETPDPLVLDLRLSEAPGEPRPERQGPGRGQP
- a CDS encoding DUF3146 family protein codes for the protein MSRLPATTAQLRVLHQSFSHQLLEGEVAAGGFHWTFRWAFGRGELTVEPSLGRALIQDALLRFLLQVDYQLEPGGDYAFTVRAKF